The bacterium nucleotide sequence ATTGATTTTTCAGACCGTGGATTGAGGGTGTTCATCACGTGTTCACGATTTGGCAGGTCGAGAAATAGTTTTCCTGAAGGTTTAAGGATTCTCTTCCACTCTTGCAGCACCTGGAAATGTTCAGCATCAGTTTTGAAATACCCAAATGATGTAAAAAATGAAGTTGCTAAGTCAAACTCTGCGTTTGGAAAAGGAAGACTGCGCATATCTGACAGCGCGAGGTTAAGTCTCGGTGCAGTGGTTTTTGCAAGCTTTAATGCCGTAAGTGAAGTGTCGATCCCATAAAGCTTGTCAGAGAATTTCTGCATACTTTTAAGATGTCGCCCCGCCCCACATCCAATATCAATCACTCGGTGCGGCGGCTTTAGGTCGACCTGAGAGGCTAAAAAATCAACTTGAGCTGACGCTTCAACCTCATTTCTGTGCCCGTAGAGCTCAAAATAATCCTCTCCAAACCATGCTAAGTACCAATCCATAAAGAGTTTTTAGCTTAAAATAGTGATTATGAGAATTCTTACCTAAAAATGATGAGTTATTGTGAAAAATCTGATAGTATTTACGGCAGATTACAATTTGTATGAACCAAGATAAAGTGATCCCATGAGGGCTGAAAGTCTGGCTAAAAAAATACCAGGGCAAGAGGCGATTAACGATAAATACTTTATCGTTCCGGTGACTCGTTTTGAAAAACCTGGAAGTCAGTCATCGAGCCAAAGTGTCAAGCTCCCAATCCTTGAACTCCCACTAATGCAATGTGTGCCGGTTTTTACAACTGAGGAGCTTTTCTTTGAATGGACTGATGGAACACATCAGTGCTTAAGTCTAAGTGGCGCGGATTTGATACTTTCGCTTGCAGAAAATATTGGCATTGTCATTGACCTCAAAAATGTCGATTGTCAGTATGTCACACCGCATGAAGTCGCAGAGTTGCGATCGAACTTACTTGGCGTGACCAAAGAACCTGCTCCAAGCCAAGCTTTTAAAACTCAAGCTGTTTCAGAAGATCCTATGAGCACTCAAAGTCAATCTCAATCTTGGATTGAAGAATGGCCCAAGGCGCCGGCGCGTGAAACAAATGCCGAAACATATCAAGATTTGTTAAGTGATCTTGTGAGTCTACTTGCTGAGTATCCAGAAGTTTTGGAAGCTTTCTTTCTAAGTTCTAAGGACAATAGTGGAGTTGAGTCAGAAGGAATACTTGGACTGCTTAACGAATCACTGAGCACGGACCGTCGCTTCCTATTAATGGCACGCATTGCTGAAGTTTCTCGTAAGCACTTCGGAACTGTTGGTGCTCTTGGTGTTTATGACGACCTCGGAAACAAGAATTCTTCATCTTGGGAGCTCTTTAAAACACTTGCACCGTTTTTTGTGCGCAATGAAACAAAAAAAGATACTTTGATTCTTTCTAAAAATTCTACCGATGATATGAAGCGTAAAGTTCGAGAGCGCCAGTCTACGGGAATTATTCGCTTCCCTCGGGAAAAATAAGTAGATTACGCCAATTGGCGTTTGTTGATTGCCGCCGCAAGCTCAAGATGCGCTTTGCAGCCGAGTTCACCTAAATCGCAGTGTTTTGTCTTAGGGATTAATTTGAAGAGTTCATTAATTCTTGTTCCCGAGATTTTAAGGGCGCCAGCTAAGTCTGTCTCCCGAGCACTGAGTTCAATTAATTTAGTGGCAATGTTCAGCGCAATTACTGCAGGCGACTGTTCATCGGATTGGCCAATCAGAATCATGTCACCGCCGGCAAGAAGAAACTGTCGCGCTACGTCCTCGCGTGAAATATCGTCAAGTGCCTTCATTTCAATTGCATCTGAGATTACAACATGCTTGTAGCCTAGCTCTTTTCTTAACAAGTCATTTAAAATTTTTCGCGAAAGTGTGGCCGGACAGTTTGCATCAAACGCAGGATAGCAGACATGAGCACTCATCAGCATTTTTACACCAGCTTGAATTGCGGCTTTAAACGGCACAAGTTCGCGTGTGCGTAGCATCTCTTCGCTTGCTGTCACGACTGGCAGTTCGAGATGTGAGTCAGAGATTGTGCCGCCGTGCCCCGGGAAGTGCTTGCCGCAAGCAAGAATTCCGTTCACCTCAAGTGCCTCGAGCATTTGCAAGCCTTGTCTAGCAACGGTCTGAGGCACGTCGGAGAAAGCTCGTTTTGCGATCACCGGGTTTGTTGGTTCAGAATGGATATCAAGTACCGGCGCAAAACTGAGGTTGATGCCAAGCGCAGAAAGTTCTTTAGCCATGGCCAAGCTTACCGAGACTGTGTCGTTATCCCAATACCATGCTTCAGGGAAACGGGTTGCAGGTTCTGGCAAGCGATGAACTTTGCCGCCTTCATGGTCAATACTAACCAGAAGATTTTGACGCTTGGTCAGTACTTTAACTTCGGAAATCAGATTCTTTAAATTTGTAGCCCAGTCACGCTGCGTAAGATTTTTCGAGAAAATAATTATTCCCGCAGGACGTAGGACTTCGAGGATCTGAGCTTCATCGCGCGCTAAAGCGGGACCGCTTAGTCCAATGATAAAATGTATTCCTAGATCAGTAACCGTCACGAATTAATCCACTTTTCTTCTTGAATTACATTATAACCGATCTCAAAGTTGTGTCTGCAGGCTAATTTTGCTTAATTGCTAGCTCACTAACAAAAGGAGCCGCAGTGAATACAATACGCGATATCCAAAATCTTAAGAATTCAAAAAAACAAATAGTTGC carries:
- a CDS encoding class I SAM-dependent methyltransferase, with the protein product MDWYLAWFGEDYFELYGHRNEVEASAQVDFLASQVDLKPPHRVIDIGCGAGRHLKSMQKFSDKLYGIDTSLTALKLAKTTAPRLNLALSDMRSLPFPNAEFDLATSFFTSFGYFKTDAEHFQVLQEWKRILKPSGKLFLDLPNREHVMNTLNPRSEKSINQKAIVEERSLSKDQKRVEKVITISSPQKQKKFTESVRLFSFEEIKALLNAAGFKIKSKFGAHAKTAYTSQSERLVIITE
- the nagZ gene encoding beta-N-acetylhexosaminidase; translation: MTVTDLGIHFIIGLSGPALARDEAQILEVLRPAGIIIFSKNLTQRDWATNLKNLISEVKVLTKRQNLLVSIDHEGGKVHRLPEPATRFPEAWYWDNDTVSVSLAMAKELSALGINLSFAPVLDIHSEPTNPVIAKRAFSDVPQTVARQGLQMLEALEVNGILACGKHFPGHGGTISDSHLELPVVTASEEMLRTRELVPFKAAIQAGVKMLMSAHVCYPAFDANCPATLSRKILNDLLRKELGYKHVVISDAIEMKALDDISREDVARQFLLAGGDMILIGQSDEQSPAVIALNIATKLIELSARETDLAGALKISGTRINELFKLIPKTKHCDLGELGCKAHLELAAAINKRQLA